From Anaerolineae bacterium, the proteins below share one genomic window:
- a CDS encoding Na+ ABC transporter permease protein → MSIERLKDHLSGTFLVAAREVREQFRDWRIIFPIVVLTLFFPVLMNYTANRLVNFVQQYDAPIIGERLIPFLLMVVGFFPISISLVIALESFVGEKERMTIEPLLCTPLSDTQLYFGKLLASLTPPLLASYLGTTVYLIGVMYRVGWHAEPLFLLQIFVLATMMALVMVSGSVVISSQTTSVRAANLLASFIVIPMAFLLQAESALMFWGRYNALWWVAVGLLIIASLLIRSGLAQFRREELLEREMDTLNLRWIGKTFWRFFKGEGSSLWGWWRSEVLRSGRKALLPSGLTILVLLLGGYVGASQAKVFVLPPEFIQENWNSGEIVNRLGNLQLLPSYTVGLVWFQNLRAILLASLGGFFTFGVLGMLVLLLPFALIGYFMASLAQVGISPGAFLMAFILPHAIFEVPAILLAGGAILRLGASFASPARGQTVGEAWLKALSDWAKVMIGLVMPLLLGAALVEMLITPRLALWLMTR, encoded by the coding sequence ATGTCCATTGAACGCTTGAAGGATCACTTATCCGGAACCTTTTTAGTTGCCGCTCGAGAGGTGCGGGAGCAATTTCGAGATTGGCGGATTATTTTCCCGATCGTCGTCCTGACCTTGTTTTTTCCGGTTCTGATGAACTATACCGCCAACCGGCTGGTCAACTTCGTCCAACAATACGACGCTCCTATCATTGGGGAAAGGTTGATCCCCTTTTTGCTGATGGTGGTAGGATTTTTCCCCATCTCGATCTCGCTGGTGATCGCTCTCGAGAGTTTTGTCGGGGAGAAGGAGCGGATGACCATTGAGCCGTTGCTCTGCACGCCGTTATCGGATACACAGTTGTATTTTGGAAAATTACTCGCCTCTCTGACACCACCGCTTTTAGCAAGCTATCTGGGCACCACAGTTTACCTGATTGGGGTCATGTATCGGGTGGGCTGGCACGCCGAACCGCTCTTTTTACTCCAGATCTTTGTCCTGGCAACCATGATGGCTCTGGTGATGGTCAGCGGTTCGGTGGTCATTTCTTCTCAGACGACATCCGTGCGAGCGGCAAACTTACTGGCATCCTTTATCGTCATTCCCATGGCCTTCCTGCTGCAGGCTGAGAGCGCGCTGATGTTTTGGGGGCGCTACAACGCCCTATGGTGGGTAGCAGTTGGTTTGTTAATCATCGCCAGCCTGCTCATCCGTTCAGGGCTGGCCCAATTCCGCCGCGAGGAATTGCTTGAGCGCGAAATGGACACTCTGAATTTACGCTGGATCGGAAAAACGTTTTGGCGTTTTTTCAAAGGGGAAGGCTCTTCTCTCTGGGGTTGGTGGCGCTCAGAAGTTCTCCGCAGCGGTCGCAAGGCTTTGTTGCCCAGCGGTTTGACCATCCTGGTGCTGCTGCTGGGAGGATACGTTGGCGCATCACAGGCAAAGGTATTTGTCTTACCGCCCGAATTTATTCAAGAGAACTGGAACAGTGGCGAAATTGTCAACCGTTTGGGAAACCTGCAGTTGTTGCCCTCTTACACGGTAGGTCTGGTGTGGTTTCAGAATTTACGCGCAATCTTGCTGGCTTCTTTGGGAGGCTTCTTTACGTTTGGCGTTTTGGGGATGTTGGTGTTGCTGTTGCCATTTGCTCTGATCGGCTACTTTATGGCAAGCCTGGCTCAGGTGGGAATTTCGCCAGGGGCATTTCTGATGGCTTTTATCTTACCTCATGCAATCTTCGAAGTGCCGGCAATATTGCTTGCCGGAGGTGCTATCCTGCGCCTGGGCGCTTCCTTTGCAAGCCCGGCGCGCGGCCAAACGGTGGGAGAAGCCTGGTTGAAAGCCCTGTCGGATTGGGCTAAGGTCATGATCGGTCTGGTGATGCCCCTCTTGCTGGGTGCGGCACTGGTTGAAATGCTGATTACCCCTCGGCTGGCACTCTGGCTGATGACTCGCTAA
- a CDS encoding ABC-type multidrug transport system, ATPase component, whose product MIEIENLSKAFRDFWAVRDLNLRVETGQVLALLGPNGAGKTTTVRMLTTILRPTRGTARVAGYDVIAQPEKVRAAVGVLTEGHGLYPRMTADEYLDFFARAYRLSPPTHKQRIDELLSFFGLADARRKQIGQFSKGMRQKLALARALLHNPPVLLLDEPTSAMDPASARLVRDAILELRSKERAIIVCTHNLSEAEEIADQIAIINHGKIILQGSPQQLKRALQGTARFRIRFATPLNSHTPALVKGAELLQQGEDWLLYQTTQAHSVNPALIHHLTQQGFPILTIEEQVYSLEEVYLRAVEGKLQDVH is encoded by the coding sequence ATGATCGAAATCGAAAATTTGAGCAAAGCCTTCCGCGACTTTTGGGCGGTGAGAGATCTCAACTTAAGAGTTGAGACAGGTCAGGTGCTGGCACTGCTCGGACCAAATGGAGCGGGCAAAACCACTACGGTGCGCATGTTGACGACCATCTTGCGCCCGACCCGCGGCACAGCGCGCGTGGCGGGTTATGATGTCATCGCTCAACCGGAGAAGGTGCGCGCCGCGGTTGGTGTGCTGACCGAGGGGCACGGATTATACCCGCGCATGACCGCGGATGAATACCTCGATTTCTTTGCCCGCGCCTATCGGCTTTCTCCGCCTACACACAAGCAACGCATTGATGAACTCCTCTCCTTTTTTGGGCTGGCAGACGCACGGCGTAAACAGATCGGGCAGTTTTCTAAAGGGATGCGCCAGAAACTGGCCTTAGCCCGCGCCCTACTCCATAACCCTCCTGTCTTATTGCTGGACGAACCCACCTCAGCAATGGATCCTGCCAGTGCTCGCCTGGTGCGCGATGCAATCCTGGAACTGCGGTCGAAGGAGCGAGCTATTATTGTTTGCACCCATAATTTAAGTGAAGCCGAGGAAATTGCCGATCAGATTGCCATCATCAACCATGGCAAGATCATCCTGCAGGGTTCACCTCAGCAGTTAAAGAGAGCTTTGCAGGGTACAGCGCGTTTCCGCATTCGCTTTGCAACGCCTTTAAACAGCCATACGCCTGCTCTGGTCAAAGGCGCCGAACTGCTGCAGCAGGGTGAAGACTGGCTACTCTATCAAACTACCCAGGCGCACAGCGTCAATCCGGCCTTAATTCACCACCTGACTCAGCAGGGTTTTCCCATCTTGACCATTGAAGAGCAGGTCTATAGCCTGGAAGAAGTGTACTTGCGCGCAGTAGAAGGTAAATTGCAAGATGTCCATTGA
- a CDS encoding Prolipoprotein diacylglyceryl transferase → MIPGIRIGPLLIPYYGMILMTGVIAAAWLTSRQVRRRGLNPDLVWDGLLWVLIGGIVGARLWHILTPPPSMVERGITTWYYLTHPLEAIATWNGGLGIPGAVIGGVFALWLYARRKNLNFLEWLDMVAPAIALGQAIGRWGNFVNQELYGLPTDLPWKIYIAPEHRLPTYKDIAYYHPLFLYESLFNLANMALLLWLGKRYAEHLKSGDLFLIYLVTYPSARFLLEFLRLDAARIGSLNTNQTLMLVVLLSAAAIFAMRHRRDDVEAVEHRPED, encoded by the coding sequence ATGATTCCAGGCATTCGGATTGGACCTTTGCTGATCCCGTACTACGGAATGATTCTCATGACGGGAGTGATTGCGGCAGCCTGGTTGACCTCTCGCCAGGTGCGACGGCGTGGGCTTAACCCCGATCTGGTTTGGGATGGCCTGTTATGGGTGCTGATCGGGGGGATTGTTGGGGCGCGCTTATGGCATATTCTCACTCCACCGCCCTCGATGGTCGAGCGGGGAATTACCACCTGGTATTACCTGACTCACCCTCTCGAAGCCATTGCAACCTGGAACGGCGGTTTGGGCATCCCGGGAGCAGTGATCGGGGGCGTTTTCGCTTTGTGGCTGTATGCACGACGGAAGAATTTGAACTTCCTGGAATGGTTGGATATGGTAGCTCCGGCGATAGCTCTCGGACAGGCAATTGGTCGCTGGGGCAATTTTGTCAATCAGGAACTCTATGGGCTGCCGACCGATCTGCCCTGGAAGATTTATATTGCACCCGAACACCGCCTGCCGACCTACAAAGACATTGCCTATTACCATCCTTTATTTCTGTATGAGTCGCTCTTTAACCTGGCAAACATGGCGCTTCTGCTCTGGCTGGGAAAGCGCTATGCTGAACACCTGAAATCGGGCGACCTGTTTCTGATTTATCTCGTCACCTATCCTTCCGCGCGCTTCCTGCTGGAGTTTCTGCGCCTGGATGCGGCCCGCATCGGCAGCCTGAACACCAATCAAACCCTGATGCTGGTCGTCCTGCTCAGCGCGGCGGCGATCTTCGCCATGCGCCATCGCAGGGATGATGTCGAGGCGGTGGAGCACCGCCCGGAGGATTGA
- a CDS encoding CDP-diacylglycerol--glycerol-3-phosphate 3-phosphatidyltransferase, with protein sequence MAEQITQKKEPLSFADWMRRKFGNIFNPLAAFLNRIGLMPNTVTLIGLIGNAVGAYFLARGQMTIGGIWVLLMGPVDALDGAMARLRGHPTQFGAFVDSVTDRYSELAIYGGLLIYYVSRQEWLPAALVYLAASGSVLVSYIRARAQSVGVETKVGILTRFERYLVLAPALVFNVPLIALWILAIFTHITALQRILDVRRQFRQGGGYR encoded by the coding sequence TTGGCAGAGCAAATCACCCAAAAGAAGGAACCCTTGAGTTTTGCGGACTGGATGCGCCGCAAGTTCGGCAACATCTTTAACCCCCTGGCAGCCTTTCTCAACCGAATCGGGTTAATGCCCAATACGGTAACCCTCATTGGTTTAATCGGCAATGCCGTCGGGGCATATTTTCTTGCCCGTGGTCAAATGACCATCGGCGGCATCTGGGTGTTGCTGATGGGGCCAGTGGACGCTCTGGACGGCGCCATGGCGCGCCTGCGCGGCCACCCTACCCAATTCGGCGCTTTTGTCGATTCGGTCACCGACCGTTATTCCGAACTGGCTATCTACGGTGGTTTACTGATTTATTATGTCAGCCGCCAGGAATGGCTGCCGGCTGCCTTAGTTTACCTGGCAGCTTCTGGCTCGGTGCTGGTATCTTATATCCGGGCGAGGGCGCAGTCGGTGGGCGTTGAAACCAAGGTCGGTATCCTCACCCGCTTTGAGCGCTATCTGGTTCTTGCACCCGCTCTGGTTTTTAACGTTCCATTGATTGCGCTGTGGATCTTAGCGATTTTCACGCACATCACGGCCCTGCAACGCATCCTCGATGTGCGCCGTCAATTTCGTCAAGGTGGAGGCTACCGATGA